One Mycolicibacterium doricum genomic window, TTCGGACAACATGGGATTTGCGCTTGCGCACACCCTGGTACGTGCGGGCACCGAATCCAAGCTCGAGTACCGCCGTCACCTCGAGGCCTGCTATTGCATCAAGGGGTCTGGCAGCGTCGCGGACCTCGAAGGCAACATCATCAAGCTCAGGCCCGGCGTTCTTTACGCCCTCGACCAACACGATCGCCACTATCTGCGCGCGTGCGAGCACGAGGATATGGAACTGATCAGCGTGTTCACCCCGCCCATCCGCGGAGATGAGCAGCACATCCTCTCCGACGCCAGCTTCAGCTCGTACTGAGGGAGTGGCAGCGATGGAGGAAGAACGGTGGCGGCATCTGCTGAAACATCTCCGCGAGCAGGACCGAGCTGCCGGGGCACGCGAGAAGTTCTGTCCCGAAGTGTGGAGGGAGCTTGCGGCTGCCGGGCTCTTCGGAGTGCTTGCACCGTCGGCACGCAGCCACGGGCTCGTAGAGGCGACCACCCGCCTGCGTGAACTCGGGCAGGCCAGCCCCGACCGGGGTCTGACCTTTTCGGCGGTGACGCAACTGGCCAGCACGATCTTCGCCCTCCAGGCATTCGCCGGAACGGAGCTGCAAGAACGCTACCTGCCTGCGGCACTATCCGGGGAGGCGATCGGCGGCCACGCGATCACTGAAGCCGGTGCCGGCTCGGACGTGCTCAGCATGTCCACCACGGCCGCCCGGCGAGGTGATCGCTATGTTCTCAGCGGGGCCAAGCGCTTCATCACCAACGCCCCGATCGCTTCCACGCTGGTCGTGTACGCCAAGACAGAGAGTGAAAGACGCGCGGAGAGCGTGTCGGCGCTGCTGGTGGAGACGGGATGGCCCGGGGTCGAGGTGTCTGCGCCGATGCCGACCGCGGGCTTGCGCAGCTCGCCGATCGCAGAGGTGCGCTTCGACGAGGTCGAGGTGCCCGAGGCCAACCGCGTCGGGCACCCCGGAGCCGGGATGCTGATCATGGACCAGGTAATGAAGCGGGAGACCCTCTTGGCGTTCGCGGCCAACATCGGCGAGATGGAACGGTCCGTGCAGGAGTCGGTCAGTTACGTCAACCACCGCACACAGTTCGGTGCGCCCATCGGGAAGAACCAGCTGGTGGCCAACCGCCTCGTGGATTCCCAGATCGCGATCGAGCTGGGGGCAGCGTTGTTGGAGTCAGTCGCCGCCAGAATCGACGGGTTCTGCGACGTGACGATACCCGTGGCGGCCGCGAAGATCTTTATCAGCGAGGCGCATGCGGTGTGCGCGCTTGACAGCATCCGCATCCGGGGAGGTAACGGCTACCTCACCACCGAGCCTTACTGCGCAGACCTTCTCGACGCCGTTCCGGGGGCAATCTACTCCGGTTCGAACGACGTCCTGCGCACCAAGATTGCAACCATCATGGGGGTAAAAACATGACGCTCGACATCGAAGAGGCGACAGCTGCGTCGGCCGTGCTCGACTACCACCACTCGGCCGTGCGCTTGTTTGTGGAGGATGCCGGCTGCTATCGGGCACCGCATATGGCGGGGGCGGTCGAACGGCTCCATGACGCCGTGCGGGATGGCATCGACTACAACGTCTTCAACGTGCCCTTGCATGAGCAGCTCAGCGCCTCGGCTGTGGCCACCCACGGGGTCGGGTTCTGCCTGCACAAGAGCC contains:
- a CDS encoding ectoine synthase, producing MFARSKDDVTPVEWGSGTSHRLLVDSDNMGFALAHTLVRAGTESKLEYRRHLEACYCIKGSGSVADLEGNIIKLRPGVLYALDQHDRHYLRACEHEDMELISVFTPPIRGDEQHILSDASFSSY
- a CDS encoding acyl-CoA dehydrogenase family protein, with translation MEEERWRHLLKHLREQDRAAGAREKFCPEVWRELAAAGLFGVLAPSARSHGLVEATTRLRELGQASPDRGLTFSAVTQLASTIFALQAFAGTELQERYLPAALSGEAIGGHAITEAGAGSDVLSMSTTAARRGDRYVLSGAKRFITNAPIASTLVVYAKTESERRAESVSALLVETGWPGVEVSAPMPTAGLRSSPIAEVRFDEVEVPEANRVGHPGAGMLIMDQVMKRETLLAFAANIGEMERSVQESVSYVNHRTQFGAPIGKNQLVANRLVDSQIAIELGAALLESVAARIDGFCDVTIPVAAAKIFISEAHAVCALDSIRIRGGNGYLTTEPYCADLLDAVPGAIYSGSNDVLRTKIATIMGVKT